One window of the uncultured Fibrobacter sp. genome contains the following:
- a CDS encoding family 16 glycosylhydrolase, whose protein sequence is MTLKKTLIFGLLAVTAVSAKDYSGAELYTSETWMYGKFEARMKMAAGSGTVSSMFLYHNDSYLGGNEPWVEVDIEILGKNPNSFQSNIITGFGPGNGQPDRKVTSEDHHAINPASNESFHTYGMEWTPDYVAWILDGKVIRKTVKGQGDNNQVEDLGKKEQGLRFNLWSHEDAGWVGAWNDNILPVYQFINWVKVYKYTPGAGENGSDFTLDWSDDFDTFNSTRWLKGDWTFDGNRVDISPSNIFTKDGMVIIALTKKGQEGFNGQMPTDPEGDLKSQQNPPTPASSSSAQQDNPPSPASSSSAQQQNPPTPASSSSAQQQDNPPNPASSSSIQQAIPKAPRTHEAYNIDLRYFNAKGVPVKKDNSQHIKVFSK, encoded by the coding sequence ATGACATTGAAAAAGACTTTAATATTTGGACTATTGGCGGTAACTGCTGTGAGCGCAAAAGACTATTCAGGTGCAGAACTTTATACCAGCGAAACCTGGATGTACGGCAAGTTCGAAGCGCGCATGAAAATGGCAGCCGGTTCGGGAACCGTCAGTTCCATGTTCCTCTACCACAACGATTCCTACCTGGGCGGAAACGAGCCCTGGGTCGAAGTGGATATCGAAATTCTGGGCAAGAACCCCAACAGTTTCCAGTCCAACATCATTACAGGCTTCGGCCCCGGAAACGGACAGCCGGACCGCAAGGTGACTAGCGAAGACCACCACGCCATCAACCCCGCATCCAACGAATCCTTCCATACTTACGGCATGGAATGGACTCCGGATTATGTGGCCTGGATTCTCGACGGCAAGGTCATCCGCAAGACAGTCAAGGGACAGGGAGACAACAACCAAGTGGAAGACCTTGGCAAGAAGGAACAAGGCCTCCGCTTCAACCTCTGGTCCCACGAAGACGCCGGCTGGGTCGGTGCCTGGAACGACAATATCCTGCCAGTTTACCAGTTCATCAACTGGGTCAAGGTCTACAAGTACACCCCGGGCGCAGGTGAAAACGGCAGCGACTTTACCCTGGACTGGAGCGACGACTTCGATACATTCAACAGTACCCGTTGGCTGAAAGGCGACTGGACATTTGACGGCAACCGAGTCGATATCAGCCCGAGCAACATCTTTACCAAGGACGGCATGGTCATCATCGCCCTCACTAAGAAGGGCCAGGAAGGCTTCAACGGCCAGATGCCCACCGATCCCGAAGGAGACCTGAAGAGCCAGCAGAACCCGCCGACTCCGGCATCGTCCAGCAGCGCACAGCAGGATAACCCGCCATCTCCGGCATCGTCCAGCAGCGCACAGCAACAGAACCCGCCGACTCCGGCATCCTCTAGCAGCGCACAGCAGCAGGACAACCCGCCAAATCCGGCATCATCCAGCAGCATACAGCAGGCCATACCCAAGGCTCCGCGCACCCACGAAGCCTACAACATCGACCTGCGCTACTTCAATGCCAAGG
- a CDS encoding FISUMP domain-containing protein gives MKKLVRSFGLSAAAMAFFACSGDDVTKVYETTTPTVGMDLVAAGDERPDCDDDHDGKLIYVADSSMAFFCSNKEWLPFGGETMRGPTGEPGEKGETGEKGDKGEKGAKGSKGDKGDAGDGCTLSEIEGGVVVTCGSDVDTLYNGKAGVGQKGEQGDACSLKSLDGVGVEITCGSDVDTLYDGKAGSSTVSVEGGCTLVSDENGVVTFACEGGDVVLSKALCGSAAYDPAESFCLLGKVTALSATCAGETIDQRKQFCDPREGGHAYDYVVLEFGGVTQVWMAQNLSYGTDLEGESICSNGTETCDEAGRLYDWWSAANVATSESNTKQKMNQSYYQGICPDGWHMPNETELYNLLNYNGKNANGMSSMTMGKALKSTTGWAEVSTDVDGNGEDLLGLNIVPSGSFSPVEGDAEISVIQGEELAVFWIASEEKDNNAYTKAYTLVFANYADNTMYNPSPKGIGASVRCLMDL, from the coding sequence ATGAAAAAATTAGTGCGTTCTTTCGGTTTGTCTGCTGCGGCTATGGCGTTTTTCGCTTGCAGTGGCGATGATGTTACAAAGGTTTACGAAACCACCACACCGACTGTCGGTATGGATCTTGTCGCTGCCGGCGATGAAAGGCCTGATTGCGATGACGACCACGATGGGAAGCTCATTTACGTGGCTGATTCCAGCATGGCTTTTTTCTGCTCCAACAAGGAATGGTTGCCGTTTGGTGGCGAAACCATGAGGGGCCCGACAGGCGAACCTGGTGAAAAAGGCGAAACCGGTGAAAAGGGCGACAAGGGTGAAAAGGGTGCCAAGGGCAGCAAGGGTGATAAGGGTGATGCCGGTGACGGTTGTACCTTGAGCGAAATCGAAGGCGGTGTCGTGGTCACTTGTGGTTCCGATGTCGATACTCTTTATAATGGCAAGGCCGGAGTCGGACAGAAGGGCGAACAGGGCGATGCTTGTTCCTTGAAGTCGTTGGATGGTGTCGGTGTTGAAATCACTTGCGGATCCGACGTGGACACCCTTTACGACGGAAAGGCTGGTTCGTCGACGGTTTCTGTTGAGGGCGGATGTACGCTCGTTAGCGATGAAAATGGTGTCGTGACGTTCGCTTGCGAAGGTGGCGATGTTGTATTGAGCAAGGCTCTTTGTGGTTCTGCCGCATACGATCCGGCCGAAAGCTTCTGCCTCCTGGGCAAGGTGACCGCGTTGAGCGCAACTTGCGCTGGTGAAACAATTGACCAGCGTAAGCAGTTCTGCGACCCGCGCGAGGGTGGGCATGCGTATGACTACGTTGTTCTCGAATTTGGTGGCGTGACTCAGGTCTGGATGGCTCAGAATTTGAGCTATGGCACCGATTTGGAAGGTGAATCTATTTGCAGCAACGGCACAGAAACTTGCGATGAGGCCGGACGCCTTTATGACTGGTGGTCTGCTGCCAATGTTGCAACATCGGAATCGAATACCAAGCAGAAGATGAACCAATCCTATTACCAGGGTATTTGTCCCGATGGCTGGCATATGCCGAACGAAACGGAACTTTATAATTTGCTCAACTATAATGGCAAGAATGCAAATGGCATGAGCTCTATGACTATGGGCAAGGCTCTCAAGTCCACGACTGGATGGGCAGAAGTGTCTACTGATGTGGATGGCAACGGAGAAGATTTGCTGGGCCTGAATATTGTGCCGTCTGGAAGTTTCTCTCCTGTTGAAGGTGATGCAGAAATCAGTGTTATTCAAGGTGAAGAATTGGCTGTTTTCTGGATTGCTTCCGAAGAGAAGGATAATAACGCATACACGAAGGCTTATACACTTGTGTTTGCAAACTATGCGGACAATACGATGTATAATCCGTCTCCGAAGGGCATCGGCGCTTCTGTCCGTTGCTTGATGGACCTCTAA